The following are encoded together in the Chaetodon auriga isolate fChaAug3 chromosome 6, fChaAug3.hap1, whole genome shotgun sequence genome:
- the LOC143321596 gene encoding cyclin-dependent kinase inhibitor 1B-like, whose amino-acid sequence MSNVQLSNSALERLVARRTFPLHRRTSVCRNLFGPVDHDELSREMKAKLREISERDQQRWNFNFEANTPLDGDYKWEEVPVDKTPVFYQDSVQNDRTRVPATPVKQMPSSDSDVLETPRMDVLERLALPESSSTPPPVEVNQENRADKLNSGKPTRRQVPCVRRKKTDATDNNTHITDFFVKRKRAADRKSSDASPCHHSKSPIPVEQTPRKRIR is encoded by the exons ATGTCCAACGTCCAGTTATCGAACAGCGCGCTTGAAAGGCTGGTGGCCAGGAGGACCTTCCCTCTCCACAGACGCACAAGCGTCTGCCGCAACCTCTTCGGACCGGTGGATCATGATGAACTGAGCCGGGAGATGAAAGCCAAGCTGCGGGAGATTTCCGAACGGGATCAGCAGAGATGGAACTTTAATTTCGAGGCCAACACCCCGCTGGATGGGGATTACAAGTGGGAAGAGGTGCCCGTGGATAAGACCCCGGTGTTTTATCAGGACTCTGTACAGAACGACAGGACCAGGGTGCCTGCCACTCCCGTCAAACAGATGCCCTCCTCGGACTCTGATGTGCTGGAGACCCCTCGTATGGATGTACTGGAGCGCTTGGCCTTGCCCGAGAGCAGCAGCACTCCCCCTCCGGTGGAGGTCAACCAGGAGAACCGCGCAGACAAGCTCAACTCAGGGAAGCCGACTCGCAGACAGGTCCCGTGTGTCAGACGCAAGAAGACAGACGCTactgacaacaacacacacatcacag ACTTCTTCGTGAAACGAAAGAGGGCTGCTGATAGAAAGTCCAGTGATGCGAGCCCTTGCCATCACTCCAAGTCTCCAATCCCGGTGGAACAAACTCCACGGAAGAGGATCCGTTGA